The nucleotide window ATGCGCTATGAGCTTTCGGGCGGGCATTCCCCATATCACCAGGTTTGGTGGCTTAATGATGGCACCGATAAGTGCTTCTTTGGCGGCGACGAACTGCCTGAGCCCGAGCAATTGATACGCCGTTTTATAGCTAAGTATGATTATGACGGGCGTAAAGCCATGCAACTGCGCGAGCAATATGGCAAAATAGCCGCGGCCGAAGGCTGGAAATGCTTGTTTTACCACGCAAAATCAAATGCGGTAGGGACCGTGCGCGAAGAAAATGATGGGTTTATTGTAACACCGGCTTAGTGTTTTTCACCTTTTTCAAATAATTCGTTTATTTTTTCAATGTTCAGCGGTTTCGATATAAAATCGACCACCAACGGGTACGATTTTGCTTTGCTGATATCGTTGCTGAAAACAGATGATGAAATAATGAATATTTTAGTTTTGCCTGTAGTGTCTATTTTTAATTTATCGTACTCATCCAAAAATTCCCAGCCATTCATTATAGGCATATTTATATCCAAAAGAATATAATCGGGCAGTTTAGACGGGTCTTTGCTGCGGATATCCAATAGCTGGTCAATCGCGAATTTCCCATTCAGGCAAGCAGTAATTTCTGTATTCAATAAGGCCTTTTTTATCAGCTTAATGGAAATGAAATTATTTATCTCATCATCATCAACTAATAATATACTTACCGGCCGGGCATCTATGTTCATATATAGTATGTATACGTTGCAGCAAATTAAAAGGTTTTATTCCTTAAAGTTTTAAAAACACCCAGTAAAAGGAAATTGTTTCCCTATTAAATTTTTAATTTCCTCTGTTCAAATGTATATAAAGCATCACAATAAAGCATATTGCATATGCAAATTATTCTATGCTTGGTAAAAATGTGCAAATTGCCCTATAAATCAAAAAGTTATAAACTGTAAAAAAACAGTGCCAACACATATTTTACATAAAGCTAACACTTTTGAAATTAATTGCAGTTAAACTTGCATCATAAATTTTGCGTGCCTGTTACAAAATAACCGGTCCGGCTTATACTAAAAATTTTTACATCCGTTTTTGATGAAAATTGGAATAGTTTGTTACCCTACTTTTGGCGGCAGCGGTGTTGTTGCTACCGAATTGGGCAAGGCACTGGCCGATAACGGTCACCATGTTCACTTTATTACCTATAACCAACCCGCCCGGCTGGATTTTTTTTCCGAGAACCTGTTTTATCACGAGGTAGCCGTTAGTAAATACCCGTTGTTTGATTACCCGCCTTATGAACTGGCCCTGGCCAGCCGGATGGTTGATGTGGTACGTTTTGAACAGCTGGACGTTTTACATGTACACTACGCCATCCCGCATGCATCGGCGGCATTTATGGCTAAGCAGATACTGGCTACCTATGGTATCCATATCCCGGTAATTACCACCCTGCACGGTACCGATATTACCCTGGTGGGGAACGACCGCACCTACAAGCCCGTAGTTACCTTCTCTATCAATCAAAGCGATGGGGTAACCGCGGTATCACAGCATTTAAAAGATGATACTTACCGCTTTTTTGAGATCACCCGCGATATTAAGGTAATATATAACTTTATAGACCTGAAACGCTTTAGCCTTAAACCACGCGATCATTTTAAGAAAGCCATTGCGCCCAACGGCGAAAAAATACTGGTGCATACTTCCAATTTCCGCAAGGTGAAACGGACCCAGGATGTAGTACGCATGTTTGCCAAAATAAACGCGGTTATCCCATCTAAACTATTAATGGTGGGCGACGGCCAGGAACGCCCCGAATGTGAGCAGTTGTGCCGCGATTTGGGTGTGGGCGATAATGTCCGCTTTTTAGGCAAGCAGGATGCTGTAGAAGAGATACTTTCCATATCCGACCTGTTTATGATGCCTTCCGAATCGGAAAGTTTTGGTTTAGCGGCGTTGGAGGCTATGGCCTGCAAAGTGCCGGTTATCAGCAGCAATGCGGGGGGCTTACCCGAACTGAATATAGAAGGTGAAACCGGCTTTTTACGCGATATTGGCGATGTGGACGGTATGGCCGAACGTGCCATCTATATTTTACAGGACGATGCCCGCCTGCTACAATTTAAAGAGAACGCCCTGGCCCGCGCCAAATTGTTTGACCTGGCCCTGATACTACCGCAATACGAGAATTATTACCGGCAGATAATTGAAGAAAGTAAAGCGAAACAATCGTCATAAAACAAAACGCCCCGGTTAACCGGGGCGTTTTGTTTTATAATTTTCTTTGAGAACTATCTAAAGAGGCTATGCTTTTCGTAAACGGATAATGCGTAGTTTGTGCATGATCTTAATGATGGGGTAAGACGGATCAAACTCGTACCACTTTTGCGCAAAGTTTACATCGTTTGGTTTTTTGTGATGATTGTTCTGAAACAATTCGCCCAGCATCAGAAAATCCAGCGGAAGCGAGTTTTTGCTGTGGTCGTCGTTATCGTGGTTACTATAGCCGTATTTATGGCCGCACCAGTTTACAATTGCCCCGTGCAGCGGGCCCATTATAAAATGGAAGGGCAGCAACATCCACAGATACCAGTGGTTAGCAAACATCACATAAAAGCCAATGTAAAATGCCACAAAAAACAGGCGGGTTATCCATAGGTCGCCAAAACGGTCAACAAAACTCCAGGTAGGGTAACGGTCTATAAATTGGGCCTCGGGTTCCAATTTATATTTACGATAATCCAGGTAAATAGTCTTGGTTTTCATCATCAACCCCCAAACATCCTTAATAAAATGCGGCGAATGCGGGTCTTTCTCGGTATCGCTGTAGGCATGGTGCATACGGTGCATAATGGCATAAGCGCGTGGGTTAAGAAATGATGAGCCCTGGAAAAGGAACGTGCAGAAATAGAAAACCTTTTCCCAAAAGCTGTTCATTTTAAACATCTTATGCGATGCGTAACGGTGCAGGAAAAATGTTTGAAAGAACAAAGACAGGAACCAATGAGCTAAAAAGAATGCTAAAATTATCATTATAGAATTTAAATATTGTTAACCAAATGGGGTATTTGAGGCTTGGTTTTTATGAATTTTTATTTTTTGCGAAAGTACATTAATAATCCCTTATTTTTTTGCTGCTGTTATAAATTCCGGCGTTGTGCCGAAATATTAACTTTATCTTAACCCAATTATAAACTTGCTGCTGGCTGTGGTTTTATACAAAAATCTCCCGGGGATATATAAATTATAAACCTATTTGAAGCAGGAAAGTTTGCTGTTATTGTTAAATGCCACGATACAGGCAGTTATAAGGTCCACATGCCTGGGGTGTCGCGGTGATGGGATATCATTTCAATAATTTCCTGCACTTCGTCGCTGTTTAATTCCTGCTGGCCATCGGCGGTATAAGTAAACAATTTTCCGGGTTGCTCAAAAGTAATATAACCCATATAATCGGGATCAGTGTTTTTAGTAAGATGCAGGTTGCTTTCAATACTCCGCTGATTGTGTTGTTTACTGTTCCTGTAAATACTGTAGGTATACGTAAGCACCGGGTGCCCATCCACGTGGGCCTGGCTGTCAGGTATAATCATTACGGGAAGATCAGTTCCAACGGTAAAAAATATGGGCTGCATGGTAGTAGTATATTTTTACTATTACACCCAAGGGAGGGGTTATGTTTGCAGCGCCAGTTATAATTAGCTGAAAATAAAATAAGCAGTTAGCAATTACTTAAAAAAGAAACTGCTAACTGCTTATCGCAAATTGAATGTTATTTCTTTAAACCAATTTCGCGTAAACGCTCGTCCAGGTATTCGCCAGCGGTCATATCTTCCCATTGTTTTGGATGTTCGGCATCGATACATGAATCCAGGCTGGACAGATCCATATCCGAACGCGGATGCAGGAAGAAAGGTACCGAATAGCGCGAATTCTTCATCAGCTCGCGCGGCGGGTTAACTACCCGGTGGGTGGTAGATTTTAGCTTACCGTTGGTTAAACGCTGTAGCATATCGCCCACGTTAACTACCACATCTTCCCCATGTGCACTTACCGGGAACCAGGTGTTTTCGCGGGTCAGCAGCTCCAGGCCGTCGGCGCTGGCGCCAATCAGCAGGGTGATCAGGTTAATATCCTCATGCGCGCCGGCACGTACCGCGTCGGCAGGTAATGAATCCGGATCTTCTATACCAAAATAATGCAGGGTGCGTAAAATAGAATTACCGTTATGCACATGCTTATCAAAATAATGCTCATCCAAACCCAAATAAACCGCAATAGCTTTCAGTAACGATTTACCTGCTGCTTCCAGCTTTTGGTAAACCTCGCGGGTTACTCTGTTAAACTCGGGCAGTTCTTCTACCATTACGTTATCCGGGTATTCATTCTTTACCGGGTCGCCATCTGTTACGGTTTGGCCAATTTGCCAAAACTCTTTCAAGTCGGGTACTTTAAAGCCTTTGGCGGTTTCTTTGCCTTTGCCGGTATAACCTCGCTGGCCACTTAGTTCAGGTATCTCGTATTTAGCTTTTACGTCATCAGGAAGTGCAAACAGGGCTTTTACCTGCGCATATAAATTATCTATCAATTCCTTGCTTAAGCCATGATTGGTAATGGTTACAAAGCCGGTGGTATTAAAAGCCTTGCCAATCTCATCTGAAAACTTTTTCCGTTGCTCTGCTGTACCATTAATATAGGTATCCAGATCTAAACGGGGGATGTTTACTGTACTCATATTTTAAAGTTTAAAAAGTAAAATTATCCAAATAATATTTTAATAAGTGCTGTTGTGCAAAAATATTTAGTTAGCTACAGTGGGTTTTGGATGAAAATTGATTATCACTGCTAATTAACTAATGTATTGGCAATATGTTTTTTGATAATATAGAAGGGGAAACAACCAACTCTCAAGGCCAGACACTCCTGGTATAATGCCGTAGAGACCAGCAAGCTGCCCCTCTTATAAAACAATAGGTTAAACATTTTGTCATTATCTAAGTCAAATATTCCGACACGAATTTAAAACCAAATGAAAACACTAAATAAATTATGGGGAGCTGCCTTAATGGTATTAGCACTAATACTGGTATCCCCCCAGCGGTCGAAGGCGCAATATGGCGGCGAGATCACTTTCCAGACTTTTTACGACGAACTTTCCCCTTACGGCACCTGGATAGACGACCCTGATTACGGGGATGTTTGGGTGCCCGATGCCGGGGTCGATTTTAGGCCTTATGCCACTAACGGCCACTGGGTAGTAACACCATATGGTAATACCTGGGTATCCGATTATGATTGGGGCTGGGCGCCATTTCATTATGGCCGCTGGCGCTTTGACGATTATTATGGCTGGGAATGGATACCCGATTATGAATGGGGACCGGCCTGGGTTAGCTGGCGCAGCGGAGGCGATTACTATGGCTGGGCACCGTTACGCCCGGGGATAAGTATCGACCTGGCTTTTGGCAACTATAACGCACCCGATTTTTACTGGATATTTGCGCCGCGCGCTTATATTACCAGTCCGCGTATTTATAACTATTATGTACCGCGTACCAGGGTGGTAACCATAATAAGGAATACTACTGTTATACGTAATGATTATGCCTACAATAACCACAGGTATATTGCTGGCCCGCCAACACGCGATATTGAGCGTTATACACACACCCGCGTACCTGTTTATAATATTAATAATATAAGCAGGCCCGAGCGTACCCGTGTGCAAAATAACTCGGTTGTATTGTATCGCCCTGTAGTAGCCCGTACACCTGACGCAAGGCCCACTAAAGTGGTTGACGCACGCGCCTATCGTGATGCAAATCCTTCACAACGTATTGCCGAACAACGCGGGGCCGCACGTATCAATCATGAAAATGCAGCCAGATTAGCCAATTTTGCCCGCACTGCGCCCGCCGATAACAGGATAATTAGAGAGAATAACAGGCCAAATATTCCCCGTACCGACAGGCAGCCAACACCTGTTAACCGTCCCGGCCAGCCTGTAATGAACGATCAGCAAAGGCAGCAGCAAGATCAGCAACGCCAAGCCCGTCAACAACAGGAACAACAGCGCCAGCAACAACAAGGCCAGCGTCCGCCGTTCGACCAACAAACACAGCAACAGCGTGAACAAGCCCGCCAGCAACGTGAGCAACAAAGGCAGCAGCAAAACCCACCACAGCCACAGGATCAACAAAGGCAACAGTGGGAGCAACAACGCCAGCAACGCGAACAACAAAGGCAACAGCAGCGCCAGCAGGACGATCAGCAACGCCGCCAGCGCCCGCCGGTTGACCAGGCAGCACAGCAGCAACAAGCCGAGCAACAAAGGCAGCAAGCTGAACAGGCCCGTCAACAACAACAGGAGCAGCAAAGGCAACAGCAACAAGCTGAACAGCAAAGACAGCAACAACGCCAGCAGCAAGAGCAACAAAGGCAACAGCAAGAGCAACAAAGGCAACAGCAGCGTCAACAGGACGATCAGCAACGCCGGCAGCGCCCGCCGGTTGATCAGGCAGCACAGCAACAACAAGCTGAACAACAAATGCAACAACAGCAGGAGCAACAGCGTCAAGCCCGTCAACAACAAATGCAGCAGCAACAGGATCAACAGCGCCAACAGCAAATGCAACAACAGCAGGAGCAACAGCGTCAGGCCCGTCAACAGCAAATGCAACAACAGCAGGCGCAGCAAGCTGCCCAACGACAACAGCAGCAACAAGAGGCCCAACGTAAGCAACAGGACGACCAACAAAAGCAGCGTCCGCCCAGGCCATTATAAGTAATGAAAATATAAAGAGAGATCGCACTGGCAACGGTGCGATTTTTTTTGGAAATTTTGGGCAAAAAAAAGCCGAAAACACTCTCGCAGTTTTTTCGGCCCTACATCTACCTATGAAAAACAGCCCTTTGGAAGGGCATTAAACCAAATTCAATTGATGTGCCAGTTGTGTAATATGCCTTAATTCAGCAATAAAAGCGGTTTTGCAGCTGGTGTCACTAATTTGCTTTGGGAATGCATTCCACAAAGCGGGGATATTTTAACACGAACAGCTTTCGCATCGTTAGCAACAGCCATCACAAACTTAAATAGACACTTAAGATTTATTTTGCTTTATTCGTCCCAGCAATCGCTTGTTTCATCACATTTATACTTGTATTTTGTAACAATCCTTTACTTTGGGCGTTTCATAGTTGATAATTGACACTAATGAGAAAAGTTACACGCTTTTTTTGGTTCTGTTCGGGAGCCCATATAGAAACTCTTAAAAAATACCCAATCGAACACAACAAGTATGTGGGCATAGGGGCTACTATATTTTTTACCGCGCTTTTTGCCAGTCTTTCGGGCGGGTATGCCATGTATTTTGTTTTCAGCGGCAGTGCTTTTGCCGTAGGCTTTGCCGTTTTGTTTGGCTTGCTTTGGGGCACGGCCATTTTTAATATGGACCGCTACATTGTATCCAGCATTAATAAAGAAGGCACCACTAATCAACAGATATTGCAGGCATCACCGCGTATTTTACTGGCTATTATGATAGGTATAGTGATATCGCGCCCGCTGGAACTGAAGATATTTGATAAAGAGATACGCCAAAAACTAAAAACATCGTATCTGAAAGGCCAAAACCGCAAAATAGATACCCTGCAAAAAACCTATCAGCAAAAATATGCGATGGAGCTGACCAAAAACCTTGACCTGAAAAAGGAAAAGGATTCGCTGGAGAAAGACATTAACCGGTCGCGCTACCAATTGAACCAGGAAGTTTTTGGCGATAAAACCAATCAAACATCGGGCATTACAGGGTATGGTACTTATGCCAAGCAAAAAGAAGGCGTGCTGCTTGAAAAGCAAAACCGGCTTAAAACGGTGACCGATGATCTGGGTAAAATGGACCAGTACCTTAGTCAGCGAAAACAGTTTGAAGGTTTGAATGACCTGCGTTTGTTTACCCCGCACCAATTGGATAGCCTTGTAGCTATTGCCGGTTTTGCCGACCGCAACTGGGCGCTGGGACAACTATCCTATAATGATAACGGCACACGCGACCTGGATACTTACCTGGCCATTTCTTTTATAGGTTATCTTTTTATTTTGTTTGAATGCTTACCGGTATTTGTAAAGTTAATGTCGCCAAAAGGTCCGTATGATGTAGCGCTGGCTAAAATATATGAAGCCAACGTGCATTTTGCAGAAAAAGATAAAGACCGCGACATGGCTGTAACCGACAGTATTTTTGACCACAGCCTGGATACTGATGTTGAACGGCGAAAGAAGATCATTTCTGCACAATCCGACTATGACTTTGAACGGCATAGTTACGAGTAATTAATGTGCAGGTTTGCGAATATGTAGATGTGCAAATGAATTGCATTTCTATCATTTGCATATTCGCAAACCTGCATATCTACACATTATAATCATCCGCGCATTTGCATATCTGCACATCTGCACATTATCTTTGCTGTAAGCCCTGGGAGGGGACAAGCTTTAAAAAGCTGAACGATACAATTGGATAAAGTAAAAGTATTAGAACAATATCTGCCGCCAGACGCGGCACCTCTTATTGGCCGCTGGATTGATTATTTTAAATGTGAATTCAAAATATCGCGCAACCGCGGCACTAAATTTGGCGATTACCGCCCGCCATTTGATGGCAGGGGCCATCGTATCTCGGTTAATTACGATTTAAATGCTTACGCCTTCCTGGTTACTACCGTGCACGAGTTTGCGCACCTGCATACCTGGAACGAGCATCAACATAAGGTAAAGCCGCACGGCCCGGAATGGAAAGGCAATTTTAAAAAGATGATGCAGCCTTTCTTCGAGAAGAACATCTTTCCGCCCGATGTGCATCATGCTATCACCAGGTACCTCAACAACCCCGCGGCTTCCAGTTGTTCCGATTTAAACCTGTACCGATCGCTACGTAAATATGACCCGCCTAAAGAATCGGTCACCACGGTAGAGAAGCTGCCGATGAAAGCATTGTTTAAGTTAAAAGACGGACGTGTATTTCGTAAAGAAGAACAACTGCGCAAACGCTTTAAATGCGTGGAAGTTAAAAGCAGGCGGGTTTATTTATTTAGTCCCGTAGCAGAAGTGGAGCTGGTGGAAGCTCACTAACCCCCTGAAGGGGGAATACCATACCAATGTAAATAACCGAAAACCAGGCTTATCTCCCCTTCAGGGGGTTGGGGGGCTAATCTTTTTATCTTACTTTTGCAGCGATGGGCAAAAAAGGAGTTCTATTAGTTAATTTAGGCACGCCGGATAGCGCGGCAACGCCGGATGTACGCAAGTACCTTAACGAGTTTTTGATGGATGGCCGGGTGATTGACATTAATCCAGTATCACGGGCATTACTTGTCAGGGGCATCATTGTTCCGTTCAGGGCGCCAAAATCGGCTAAGCTTTACCGCGAGATCTGGTCTGATGAAACTGGTTCCCCGTTATTATACTACAGTATTTTACAGCAAAAACTGTTACAGGAAAAATTGGGCGATGAATACATGGTAGAGTTGGCCATGCGTTATCAAACCCCATCTATTGAAGCTGCTTTAGACCGCCTGAAAAACGCCCTGGTAAGTGAGATTAAAGTTATTGCTTTATTTCCCCAATATGCATCGGCCAGTACAGGTTCGGTATATGAAAAAGTAATGCGTTTAGTAGGCCAATGGCAAACTATCCCTAATATCTCGTTCGTAAATTCTTTTCATGATAATCCCCTGATGATCGAAGCATTTGCGGATAATGCCAAAAAGCATCAGCCAGAAAATTACGACCATATCCTGTTCAGTTTTCATGGACTGCCCCAACGCCAACTGATAAAATGCGACCACACGCATAACCACTGCTTAAAAACTGCCGATTGCTGCCAAACCCTCACGGATGTAAATAAATTCTGTTACTCAGCACAATCATATGATACGGCACGCCTTATTGCCGGGAAAATGGGCTTAAGCCCCGATCAATATACCGTATGCTTTCAATCGCGGCTTGGGAGCGACCCATGGGTACAACCTTATACCAGCCAGGTAATAGCTAAACTTGCCGAAGAAGGCAAAAAGAAACTACTGGTATTTTGCCCTGCTTTTGTAGCCGATTGCCTGGAAACCGTATATGAAGTTTCGGTTGAATACCACGAGGAGTTCAAAGAAAAAGGCGGCGAGCACGTGCAACTGGTAGAAAGCCTGAACGATAACCCTAAATTTATTGAGGCACTGGTGGGGATGGTGAAAAACTAATTAGCCCCTCACCTGTCCATCGCCACGCACTACCCATTTATAGCTTGTAAGCTCGGCTAAACCCATTGGCCCGCGTGCATGCAGTTTTTGTGTACTTATCCCAATTTCTGCACCCAGGCCAAATTGTGCGCCATCAGTAAACGCGGTTGATGCATTGGCGTAAACGGCAGCAGCGTCAACCGTGTTCAGGAACGTTTCTATATTTTGTGCGTTTTCCGATACAATTGCCTCGCTATGTTTTGAGCTGTATTGCGCAATATGATCCAGCGCTTCTTTAAAACCCGCTACGGTTTTGATAGCCATTTTTAACGATAAAAATTCTGTACCAAAATGTTCGGGATGTGCATGTTGCAATAAAGCTGCAGGATAATGTCCATCCAGTGCCTGGTACGATTGGTCATCCGCAAATATCTCTACCCCTTTCTCGGCTAATGGCTGTAAAATTTCAGGCAAAACGGGCAATAAACTTTGGTGTAGCACCAAACAGTCCAACGTATTACAAACGCTTGGCCGGCGTGTTTTTGAATTGAATACAATGGCTTTTAACTTTTCAATGCTTGCACTTTCATCGGCATAGGTATGTACAATGCCCGCGCCGGTTTCAATAACCGGCACTTTACTATTTTGGCGTACAAAATTAATAAGGCCCTGGCTACCGCGGGGAATCAGCACATCAATGTAACCAATAGCGTTAAGCAGGGCTTCGGTGGCTTCGCGTTCAGGGGGAAGTAAGATAGCCACATCGCCGTCTAAGTTATGGTCGCCGAGTACATGATGTATAACTTCGATAATGGCATTGTTTGAATATTCCGCGTCGCTACCACCTTTTAAAACAGCAACATTGCCGGTTTTAAAACATAACGAAAATACATCGAGCGTAACATTTGGCCGGGCTTCATATATTACTCCAACCACACCTAAGGGCACCCTTATTTTAGAGATATTTAAGCCATTGGGCATATCTTTTTCCAAAAGTAACTCTCCAACAGGGCTGGTTAACTTAACAACATTCCTGATATCATTCGCAATATCTTCTATACGTTGTGGTGTTAACTTTAACCGGTCGTATTTTGGATCAGTTGGATCCATGCGATCAAGATCTTTTTGATTTGCTTCGATTAAGATTGGGCTATAAGATTCCACCCCATCGGCAAGTGCTAACAGTATTTCATCAATTTTCTCAGTTGTTAAGCCCCAAAACACCTTTTGTGCTTTCCGTGCCCTTTCAAAATATTCGGTATAACCCATCATCAGGTATTTAAATATAGGTAATCGTAATGTACAAGCGGGCGATGGTTCTTTTGGCCAATACGCTCGCGCGCCTTGTCTGCCCCATATTCGGCAATACCCAAGCCTATTTGTTTACCGGTTTCGTCAACCAGCTTTATAATATCGCCTTTTTGGAAATCGGCAGTAATACTTACCACGCCAACAGGTAACAAGCTGGTTGCCTTGCTGGATGTTAATACCGTTTTGGCACCCTCATTAATCTGCACCACACCCTTGGCAAAGTTTTGCGAAT belongs to Mucilaginibacter boryungensis and includes:
- a CDS encoding response regulator, with translation MNIDARPVSILLVDDDEINNFISIKLIKKALLNTEITACLNGKFAIDQLLDIRSKDPSKLPDYILLDINMPIMNGWEFLDEYDKLKIDTTGKTKIFIISSSVFSNDISKAKSYPLVVDFISKPLNIEKINELFEKGEKH
- a CDS encoding SprT-like domain-containing protein, yielding MDKVKVLEQYLPPDAAPLIGRWIDYFKCEFKISRNRGTKFGDYRPPFDGRGHRISVNYDLNAYAFLVTTVHEFAHLHTWNEHQHKVKPHGPEWKGNFKKMMQPFFEKNIFPPDVHHAITRYLNNPAASSCSDLNLYRSLRKYDPPKESVTTVEKLPMKALFKLKDGRVFRKEEQLRKRFKCVEVKSRRVYLFSPVAEVELVEAH
- a CDS encoding glutamate-5-semialdehyde dehydrogenase, with product MMGYTEYFERARKAQKVFWGLTTEKIDEILLALADGVESYSPILIEANQKDLDRMDPTDPKYDRLKLTPQRIEDIANDIRNVVKLTSPVGELLLEKDMPNGLNISKIRVPLGVVGVIYEARPNVTLDVFSLCFKTGNVAVLKGGSDAEYSNNAIIEVIHHVLGDHNLDGDVAILLPPEREATEALLNAIGYIDVLIPRGSQGLINFVRQNSKVPVIETGAGIVHTYADESASIEKLKAIVFNSKTRRPSVCNTLDCLVLHQSLLPVLPEILQPLAEKGVEIFADDQSYQALDGHYPAALLQHAHPEHFGTEFLSLKMAIKTVAGFKEALDHIAQYSSKHSEAIVSENAQNIETFLNTVDAAAVYANASTAFTDGAQFGLGAEIGISTQKLHARGPMGLAELTSYKWVVRGDGQVRG
- a CDS encoding DUF6600 domain-containing protein; translation: MKTLNKLWGAALMVLALILVSPQRSKAQYGGEITFQTFYDELSPYGTWIDDPDYGDVWVPDAGVDFRPYATNGHWVVTPYGNTWVSDYDWGWAPFHYGRWRFDDYYGWEWIPDYEWGPAWVSWRSGGDYYGWAPLRPGISIDLAFGNYNAPDFYWIFAPRAYITSPRIYNYYVPRTRVVTIIRNTTVIRNDYAYNNHRYIAGPPTRDIERYTHTRVPVYNINNISRPERTRVQNNSVVLYRPVVARTPDARPTKVVDARAYRDANPSQRIAEQRGAARINHENAARLANFARTAPADNRIIRENNRPNIPRTDRQPTPVNRPGQPVMNDQQRQQQDQQRQARQQQEQQRQQQQGQRPPFDQQTQQQREQARQQREQQRQQQNPPQPQDQQRQQWEQQRQQREQQRQQQRQQDDQQRRQRPPVDQAAQQQQAEQQRQQAEQARQQQQEQQRQQQQAEQQRQQQRQQQEQQRQQQEQQRQQQRQQDDQQRRQRPPVDQAAQQQQAEQQMQQQQEQQRQARQQQMQQQQDQQRQQQMQQQQEQQRQARQQQMQQQQAQQAAQRQQQQQEAQRKQQDDQQKQRPPRPL
- the hemH gene encoding ferrochelatase, whose product is MGKKGVLLVNLGTPDSAATPDVRKYLNEFLMDGRVIDINPVSRALLVRGIIVPFRAPKSAKLYREIWSDETGSPLLYYSILQQKLLQEKLGDEYMVELAMRYQTPSIEAALDRLKNALVSEIKVIALFPQYASASTGSVYEKVMRLVGQWQTIPNISFVNSFHDNPLMIEAFADNAKKHQPENYDHILFSFHGLPQRQLIKCDHTHNHCLKTADCCQTLTDVNKFCYSAQSYDTARLIAGKMGLSPDQYTVCFQSRLGSDPWVQPYTSQVIAKLAEEGKKKLLVFCPAFVADCLETVYEVSVEYHEEFKEKGGEHVQLVESLNDNPKFIEALVGMVKN
- a CDS encoding DUF4407 domain-containing protein, which translates into the protein MRKVTRFFWFCSGAHIETLKKYPIEHNKYVGIGATIFFTALFASLSGGYAMYFVFSGSAFAVGFAVLFGLLWGTAIFNMDRYIVSSINKEGTTNQQILQASPRILLAIMIGIVISRPLELKIFDKEIRQKLKTSYLKGQNRKIDTLQKTYQQKYAMELTKNLDLKKEKDSLEKDINRSRYQLNQEVFGDKTNQTSGITGYGTYAKQKEGVLLEKQNRLKTVTDDLGKMDQYLSQRKQFEGLNDLRLFTPHQLDSLVAIAGFADRNWALGQLSYNDNGTRDLDTYLAISFIGYLFILFECLPVFVKLMSPKGPYDVALAKIYEANVHFAEKDKDRDMAVTDSIFDHSLDTDVERRKKIISAQSDYDFERHSYE
- a CDS encoding isopenicillin N synthase family dioxygenase, with the translated sequence MSTVNIPRLDLDTYINGTAEQRKKFSDEIGKAFNTTGFVTITNHGLSKELIDNLYAQVKALFALPDDVKAKYEIPELSGQRGYTGKGKETAKGFKVPDLKEFWQIGQTVTDGDPVKNEYPDNVMVEELPEFNRVTREVYQKLEAAGKSLLKAIAVYLGLDEHYFDKHVHNGNSILRTLHYFGIEDPDSLPADAVRAGAHEDINLITLLIGASADGLELLTRENTWFPVSAHGEDVVVNVGDMLQRLTNGKLKSTTHRVVNPPRELMKNSRYSVPFFLHPRSDMDLSSLDSCIDAEHPKQWEDMTAGEYLDERLREIGLKK
- a CDS encoding acyl-CoA desaturase; the protein is MIILAFFLAHWFLSLFFQTFFLHRYASHKMFKMNSFWEKVFYFCTFLFQGSSFLNPRAYAIMHRMHHAYSDTEKDPHSPHFIKDVWGLMMKTKTIYLDYRKYKLEPEAQFIDRYPTWSFVDRFGDLWITRLFFVAFYIGFYVMFANHWYLWMLLPFHFIMGPLHGAIVNWCGHKYGYSNHDNDDHSKNSLPLDFLMLGELFQNNHHKKPNDVNFAQKWYEFDPSYPIIKIMHKLRIIRLRKA
- the bshA gene encoding N-acetyl-alpha-D-glucosaminyl L-malate synthase BshA, encoding MKIGIVCYPTFGGSGVVATELGKALADNGHHVHFITYNQPARLDFFSENLFYHEVAVSKYPLFDYPPYELALASRMVDVVRFEQLDVLHVHYAIPHASAAFMAKQILATYGIHIPVITTLHGTDITLVGNDRTYKPVVTFSINQSDGVTAVSQHLKDDTYRFFEITRDIKVIYNFIDLKRFSLKPRDHFKKAIAPNGEKILVHTSNFRKVKRTQDVVRMFAKINAVIPSKLLMVGDGQERPECEQLCRDLGVGDNVRFLGKQDAVEEILSISDLFMMPSESESFGLAALEAMACKVPVISSNAGGLPELNIEGETGFLRDIGDVDGMAERAIYILQDDARLLQFKENALARAKLFDLALILPQYENYYRQIIEESKAKQSS